The following coding sequences are from one Rhodopirellula islandica window:
- a CDS encoding outer membrane protein assembly factor BamB family protein, with protein MPLSSRSIRLGLFAASIAGLGVFSPHASALDWLQFRGSDTTSSSSEITPLPVDNSLPATWEVPTAARGISSPIVIGDSVVVTSSGGEDERDLYIEAFDAEDGSRRWLRTLHALGRPYTHPTSANASPSPASDGEKIVALFSSCDLVCLKTDGTPLWYRALAVDHPRTGNDVSMSSSPVILDDVVAVQLENQGDSFSSGVDLETGETLWTRSRPRRSGWATPVAVRLPDPAFVFQNSDGIEIVAARSGELIATLAISGSITSSPTWAPPLLLVPGNGITAFNLREPSFPIAWENTRLNCRSASPVVHHGQVIVNQGSVLAAADFSTGESTWKTRMRDVKSVWATPIATASGIYVVDQSGTITVVGEVDASENEGDSGTTKVEVLGIAEFTGPMLATPAVSDGSLFLRSDSSLIKLAQPTGTESKPAPE; from the coding sequence ATGCCTCTCTCCTCTCGCTCCATCCGCCTCGGACTGTTCGCAGCGAGCATTGCCGGACTTGGAGTGTTTTCTCCCCATGCATCGGCCCTGGATTGGCTGCAATTTCGCGGGTCGGACACCACATCCTCGTCCAGTGAGATCACACCTCTTCCGGTCGACAATTCCCTCCCGGCGACTTGGGAAGTCCCCACGGCAGCCCGGGGCATCAGCAGCCCCATCGTGATTGGTGATTCCGTCGTGGTCACCAGCAGCGGAGGAGAAGACGAACGGGACCTGTACATCGAAGCGTTTGACGCCGAAGACGGATCACGCCGATGGCTCCGCACTCTGCATGCTTTGGGACGACCCTACACCCATCCAACCAGCGCCAATGCCTCGCCATCTCCAGCCAGCGATGGCGAAAAGATCGTCGCTCTGTTCAGTTCGTGCGATTTGGTTTGCTTGAAAACGGACGGCACGCCGCTTTGGTATCGAGCCCTCGCGGTGGATCACCCACGCACTGGCAACGATGTCTCCATGAGCAGTTCCCCTGTGATCCTGGACGACGTGGTTGCTGTTCAGTTGGAGAACCAAGGCGACTCCTTTTCCAGCGGCGTCGATCTTGAAACCGGCGAAACTCTTTGGACGCGGTCGCGACCACGGCGTTCTGGCTGGGCCACTCCCGTCGCAGTTCGATTGCCCGATCCCGCGTTCGTGTTTCAGAATTCCGATGGCATCGAAATCGTGGCAGCTCGCTCCGGTGAACTCATCGCAACGCTCGCGATCTCCGGCAGCATCACATCGTCCCCCACCTGGGCTCCTCCCCTGTTGCTGGTCCCAGGCAACGGCATCACCGCTTTCAACCTTCGCGAACCGTCGTTCCCAATCGCGTGGGAAAACACTCGTCTGAATTGCAGGAGTGCTTCGCCCGTCGTCCACCATGGGCAGGTGATCGTGAACCAAGGATCAGTCCTCGCTGCCGCGGACTTTTCGACCGGCGAATCGACCTGGAAGACTCGCATGCGAGATGTCAAATCCGTCTGGGCCACCCCCATCGCCACTGCCTCGGGGATTTATGTGGTCGACCAATCCGGAACCATCACGGTGGTCGGCGAAGTCGACGCCAGTGAGAACGAGGGAGATTCCGGCACCACCAAAGTAGAAGTCCTCGGCATTGCGGAATTCACCGGTCCAATGCTTGCCACCCCCGCGGTCTCGGATGGTTCGCTGTTCCTTCGCAGCGATTCGTCGCTGATCAAGCTCGCTCAACCGACTGGCACGGAATCCAAGCCCGCCCCGGAATGA
- a CDS encoding PAS and helix-turn-helix domain-containing protein yields the protein MRTELKSIDWLKVFDQEPDVGLTVVGENGQIIHYNHAALRLFGVDDEDLLDKNLHDVFSEEYVRERMSWVQEVIDTNKPLRATHIYCGRMLVSSFYPHHDDDQHFAVILTRLDGVIPEGNIKETQSQFIDLGPLSVLSPRELEVLVLLGQGNSVPEVSRLLYRSPRTIERHKTEIGHKLGVSSISQLTRLVAQAGLRPEHLPLQRFDAVRKPHDCTPDLLPVNTEASSSTV from the coding sequence ATGCGCACCGAACTAAAATCGATCGATTGGTTGAAAGTGTTTGACCAAGAACCGGACGTTGGCCTGACGGTCGTCGGGGAGAATGGCCAGATCATTCATTACAATCACGCCGCCCTCCGTTTGTTCGGAGTCGACGACGAGGACTTGCTCGACAAAAACCTTCACGATGTCTTTTCGGAGGAATACGTCCGTGAACGAATGTCCTGGGTCCAAGAGGTCATCGACACGAACAAGCCACTTCGAGCCACACACATCTACTGCGGTCGGATGCTGGTTTCGTCGTTCTACCCTCACCATGATGACGATCAGCATTTTGCAGTGATTCTGACCCGGCTGGATGGCGTGATCCCAGAAGGGAACATCAAGGAAACGCAAAGTCAGTTCATCGACTTAGGACCGCTCTCGGTCCTCAGCCCTCGCGAATTGGAGGTGCTCGTGTTGCTGGGACAAGGCAACAGCGTTCCCGAAGTCTCGCGACTCCTGTACCGCAGTCCCCGGACGATCGAGCGGCACAAAACGGAGATTGGTCACAAGCTTGGTGTCTCATCGATCTCACAACTCACGCGGTTGGTTGCCCAAGCGGGCCTTCGTCCGGAACACCTGCCGTTGCAACGCTTTGACGCCGTCAGAAAACCGCACGATTGCACGCCTGACTTGTTGCCAGTGAACACAGAAGCATCCTCTTCAACCGTTTAA
- a CDS encoding tetratricopeptide repeat protein: protein MNHRRSGQRSLMNLYRPFADTLGHPRVLAGVAVLCFSALPVDSVQGQESVTEQAPAPPVTPVPPGAPPLLPSQMKQSTDPGQADLDEAVLKRIDAESNEDLEAVASLIESALAKGLDDENQSFAKKMLGSIQLQRGQGMAGAMTRMRGRRALQMRDEALRVLDQAIENDPELAEAHMLIARLNLLPDGDEERIAKATSAAIELLQDDPKELSTAYLLRAMTQDKTEDQLADLSKAIELDPSNADAVRQRAGLRMQAGKINEAVEDLQKVLELDPTNEQIAAATVQQLVELDRTDDALELLSKTIQARPSEGLYRLRALLYTNMDREGDALADLNKALAMQPKDPIALLQRAEISLRRNDVKDAKRDLDAAIDLAPQVEQLDQAIVVRCFIAVEEGRMADAINDMKILIDRSPDDVYRQLQLATLYLQDDRPRQAIEMLSGVLDRDPKNASVLRSRGDAYLAVGDHAEAIADYEKALTNLDAEKEADSIILPSVLNNLAWVLATSPKDEVRNGARSLELGLRAVEMTEEAEGHILSTLAAGYAEAGDFENAIKWSEKAVEAAKKEIADGADEESVQLEQLQEELESYRANEPWREKQDTEENEIPLLSPDDLIDT, encoded by the coding sequence ATGAATCATCGACGCAGCGGCCAGCGTTCACTCATGAACCTCTACCGTCCCTTCGCCGACACACTCGGCCACCCTCGCGTCTTGGCGGGCGTCGCGGTCCTTTGTTTCTCTGCGTTGCCCGTTGACTCGGTCCAGGGCCAAGAATCCGTCACCGAACAGGCTCCGGCGCCTCCGGTCACGCCCGTGCCCCCCGGCGCCCCCCCGTTGCTGCCCTCGCAAATGAAGCAGTCGACGGATCCCGGCCAAGCGGATTTGGACGAAGCGGTGCTGAAACGCATTGATGCCGAATCCAATGAAGACCTGGAAGCGGTCGCCTCGTTGATCGAATCAGCCTTGGCCAAAGGCCTCGATGACGAAAATCAGTCCTTTGCGAAAAAGATGCTCGGCAGCATCCAACTTCAGCGAGGCCAAGGCATGGCCGGCGCAATGACTCGCATGAGAGGTCGCCGCGCGTTGCAAATGCGTGACGAAGCCCTGCGGGTTCTCGACCAAGCGATCGAAAACGATCCGGAATTGGCCGAAGCCCACATGCTGATCGCGCGTTTGAACTTGCTTCCCGACGGGGACGAAGAACGGATCGCCAAAGCCACCTCCGCCGCCATCGAATTGCTCCAAGACGATCCCAAGGAACTCAGCACGGCTTACTTGCTCCGTGCGATGACCCAAGACAAAACCGAGGATCAACTGGCCGACCTTTCCAAAGCCATTGAACTGGACCCCTCCAACGCGGATGCCGTTCGTCAGCGGGCTGGTCTGCGAATGCAAGCGGGCAAGATCAACGAAGCCGTCGAAGATTTGCAAAAGGTGCTGGAACTCGACCCCACCAACGAACAAATCGCCGCTGCCACGGTTCAGCAACTGGTCGAACTCGATCGAACCGACGACGCGTTGGAACTGCTGAGCAAGACCATTCAGGCTCGCCCCAGCGAAGGGCTGTATCGTCTGCGGGCGTTGCTGTACACCAACATGGATCGTGAAGGCGATGCATTGGCCGATTTGAACAAGGCCCTCGCGATGCAGCCCAAGGACCCAATCGCCCTGCTGCAACGAGCTGAGATTTCTCTGCGACGCAACGATGTGAAGGACGCCAAACGTGACCTGGACGCCGCCATCGACCTGGCACCGCAAGTCGAACAACTTGATCAAGCGATCGTGGTTCGTTGCTTCATCGCGGTGGAAGAGGGTCGCATGGCGGACGCGATCAACGACATGAAAATCTTGATTGACCGCAGCCCAGACGATGTTTATCGCCAATTGCAATTGGCGACCTTGTACTTGCAAGACGACCGGCCTCGGCAAGCCATCGAGATGCTCAGCGGTGTGCTCGATCGCGATCCGAAAAACGCTTCGGTCCTGCGTTCTCGTGGCGACGCCTACTTGGCGGTTGGCGATCATGCCGAAGCCATCGCGGACTACGAAAAAGCGCTGACCAACCTCGATGCCGAGAAAGAAGCCGACTCGATCATTCTGCCCAGTGTTCTCAACAACCTGGCTTGGGTGCTTGCGACTTCGCCGAAAGATGAAGTTCGAAACGGTGCGCGTTCACTCGAACTTGGACTGCGAGCCGTCGAAATGACGGAGGAAGCCGAAGGGCACATCCTCAGCACGTTGGCAGCGGGATACGCCGAAGCGGGTGACTTCGAAAACGCGATCAAATGGAGCGAAAAGGCGGTGGAAGCTGCCAAGAAAGAAATCGCAGACGGCGCCGATGAAGAATCAGTTCAACTTGAACAACTTCAAGAAGAGCTGGAATCCTATCGCGCCAACGAACCCTGGCGTGAGAAACAGGACACCGAAGAAAATGAGATCCCATTGCTGTCCCCTGATGACTTGATTGACACCTGA
- a CDS encoding RNA polymerase sigma factor — MSTHEDTSRSLIVRLRNRESDAWSRFSMIYCPLVYRWARRSKLQQVDADDLVQEVFRSVSTSIDSYRESIETGSFRRWLWGITHHKLMDHFRRLTANPRAEGGSGAHEKMKQVLDSCSDESSIDSSFDADTWIIHRALGLMKSDFEERTWQAFWRMTVDNRSAQEVADELGMNKKAVRQAKYRVLKQLRTELRDEFPLESG; from the coding sequence ATGTCAACTCACGAAGACACTTCCCGCAGCTTGATCGTTCGACTTCGCAACCGCGAATCGGATGCTTGGTCTCGATTTTCGATGATCTATTGCCCTTTGGTTTACCGTTGGGCACGCCGATCGAAGTTGCAGCAAGTTGACGCCGACGACTTGGTTCAAGAAGTATTCCGTAGCGTCTCGACCAGCATTGATTCCTATCGTGAGAGCATCGAGACAGGGAGTTTTCGTCGCTGGTTGTGGGGAATCACCCACCACAAGTTGATGGATCACTTTCGTCGATTGACAGCCAATCCCCGAGCCGAGGGTGGATCGGGTGCCCACGAGAAAATGAAACAGGTTCTCGATTCTTGCTCCGATGAATCGAGCATTGATTCTTCGTTTGATGCGGACACCTGGATCATTCACCGAGCCCTGGGCTTGATGAAGTCTGATTTTGAAGAGCGCACTTGGCAAGCTTTTTGGAGGATGACTGTCGACAACCGCTCAGCCCAGGAAGTTGCTGATGAGTTGGGGATGAACAAAAAGGCGGTTCGTCAGGCCAAGTATCGAGTGCTGAAACAACTCCGCACAGAGCTGCGTGACGAGTTCCCTCTCGAAAGCGGTTAA
- a CDS encoding 2-hydroxyacid dehydrogenase translates to MESHEAVKRPRVLVTRQTPGESLQRLREVCEVEVWPETMPPSREELCRLVKGRHGLLTMLSDRIDGEMMEIAGDQLAVISNYAVGFNNIDVDAAKTRGIAVGNTPDVLTDATADLAVALLFAASRHVLPAGNQVREGEWKTWEPTGWLGVEPAGKTLGIVGMGRIGRATARRLVGGWGMNLLYTSRSDQAEVEKELGGRRVELDTLLAESDFVSVHVALTDETRNLIDAEAISKMKSTSVLVNTARGEIVDQDALVEALENRSIFGAGLDVTTPEPLSAEHPLVKSAHCVILPHIGSATHTSRNAMAEIAVDNLIAGLSGRPLRCSVT, encoded by the coding sequence ATGGAGAGCCACGAAGCAGTCAAACGGCCCCGTGTTTTGGTCACGCGGCAGACCCCTGGTGAGTCTTTGCAGCGTTTGCGGGAGGTTTGTGAGGTCGAGGTTTGGCCGGAAACGATGCCGCCCAGTCGCGAGGAACTGTGCCGGTTGGTGAAAGGCCGCCACGGATTGCTGACGATGCTCAGCGACCGGATCGACGGGGAGATGATGGAGATCGCCGGGGACCAGTTGGCGGTGATCAGCAACTACGCCGTCGGATTCAATAACATTGACGTCGATGCGGCCAAGACGCGAGGCATTGCGGTCGGGAACACGCCAGACGTGTTGACCGATGCCACCGCTGATTTGGCCGTCGCGTTGTTGTTTGCCGCTTCACGGCACGTCCTGCCGGCGGGCAATCAAGTTCGTGAGGGCGAGTGGAAAACCTGGGAGCCAACGGGCTGGCTGGGTGTCGAACCGGCCGGCAAAACGCTGGGGATCGTCGGCATGGGACGCATTGGTCGGGCAACCGCACGGCGATTGGTCGGCGGATGGGGCATGAACCTGCTGTACACCTCACGCAGTGACCAAGCCGAGGTGGAAAAAGAATTGGGTGGCCGCCGCGTCGAACTCGACACTTTGTTGGCCGAAAGCGACTTCGTTTCGGTGCACGTCGCTCTGACCGACGAGACTCGCAACCTGATCGACGCGGAGGCGATTTCGAAAATGAAGTCCACCTCGGTGTTGGTGAACACGGCACGCGGTGAGATTGTGGATCAAGACGCGCTGGTCGAGGCTTTGGAAAACCGGTCGATTTTCGGGGCGGGATTGGATGTCACGACGCCTGAGCCTCTGTCGGCCGAGCACCCGTTGGTGAAGTCCGCTCATTGTGTGATTTTGCCGCACATCGGCAGCGCGACTCACACCAGTCGAAATGCGATGGCTGAGATTGCGGTCGACAACTTGATCGCGGGCTTGTCCGGTCGACCGCTTCGATGCTCGGTGACGTGA
- a CDS encoding YihY/virulence factor BrkB family protein, giving the protein MRHWWNYLVETIERPRDELSRRQHQLRTAWDLVIHCGEQLHRHRAEGMAAELTYRTIFSLIPVVVLGLVMFRVFGGLDDVQLRVENQLYSFFGVPQIPAEYIPVPEPDPGALPIELAVDASEVNTPDFGDPDDAVIETVVEAEREDPDKLADAAMEAGGLGGGSDGQLQGNVTVPAIDGYPPTAEDAAGEVVDAEELVGKAEADDQAREIIRQTLHGATSKIASLDFASIGVFGLLLFIYAAVALADATEYLFNRIFDAPTQRPIHLRVAVHWSIITLGSGLLALSLYMSAQVIDWFGDLGAGSGPVWILQHALSLLAAWVLLFLLYALMPNTHVSVRAAVMGSAVSAVLWEFAKYGFQIYVTTAVPYLELYGSIGVIPLFLLWIYLTWLIVLFGLILTYTLQTVRGKEFRRRSEQQEDLPAGDPDWMLPIMTEVAIAFAGGEAVGRQELSDRLGLSSRVVHEMETRLIEGNFLRRVVTGPGQENQLTLARPAKTILLAEVMRLAHRFRPASNHPAWKTLAELKEAECVAAGTRSLAEWMGGDPPASAGDPSAVPVVSEAGENGNVSG; this is encoded by the coding sequence GTGCGTCACTGGTGGAACTATCTCGTCGAAACGATTGAGCGACCCAGGGATGAGCTGTCCCGACGCCAGCATCAACTGCGCACCGCCTGGGACCTTGTCATTCACTGTGGCGAACAATTGCACCGCCATCGAGCCGAAGGAATGGCGGCGGAGTTGACCTATCGAACGATCTTCTCGTTGATCCCCGTCGTGGTGTTGGGGCTGGTGATGTTTCGCGTCTTCGGTGGGCTCGACGACGTGCAACTGCGAGTGGAGAACCAGTTGTATTCGTTCTTTGGCGTGCCGCAGATTCCCGCCGAATACATCCCGGTTCCAGAACCGGATCCGGGGGCGTTGCCGATCGAGCTCGCGGTGGATGCGTCGGAAGTGAACACGCCGGACTTCGGTGATCCGGACGACGCCGTGATTGAAACCGTCGTGGAGGCTGAACGGGAAGACCCAGACAAGTTGGCAGATGCTGCGATGGAAGCCGGAGGACTGGGGGGCGGATCGGATGGCCAGTTGCAAGGCAACGTGACAGTCCCAGCGATCGACGGTTATCCACCCACGGCGGAAGACGCGGCCGGGGAAGTTGTCGATGCAGAAGAACTGGTGGGAAAAGCGGAGGCCGACGATCAGGCACGCGAAATCATTCGCCAGACGTTGCATGGTGCGACGTCCAAGATTGCTTCGCTGGATTTTGCTTCGATTGGAGTTTTTGGATTGCTGCTGTTCATCTACGCGGCCGTTGCGTTGGCGGATGCGACGGAATATCTGTTCAATCGAATCTTCGACGCACCGACGCAGCGTCCGATTCATTTGCGAGTGGCGGTTCACTGGTCGATCATCACGCTGGGCAGCGGGCTGCTTGCACTCAGTCTTTACATGTCAGCGCAGGTCATCGATTGGTTTGGGGATTTGGGAGCAGGGTCGGGGCCGGTTTGGATTTTGCAGCATGCGTTGTCGCTGCTGGCCGCTTGGGTGTTGTTGTTCCTGTTGTACGCGTTGATGCCCAACACCCATGTTTCCGTGCGCGCCGCTGTGATGGGATCGGCGGTGAGTGCGGTGCTGTGGGAATTCGCCAAGTACGGTTTTCAAATCTACGTGACCACGGCGGTGCCTTACTTGGAACTGTACGGGTCGATCGGTGTGATCCCGTTGTTCCTGCTCTGGATCTATTTGACTTGGTTGATCGTGTTGTTCGGTTTGATTCTGACTTACACCCTGCAAACCGTCCGTGGCAAAGAGTTCCGCCGACGCAGCGAACAACAAGAGGATCTGCCGGCGGGCGATCCGGACTGGATGCTGCCGATCATGACGGAAGTTGCCATCGCTTTTGCCGGCGGAGAGGCGGTGGGGCGTCAGGAATTGTCTGATCGCTTGGGGCTTTCCAGTCGAGTGGTGCACGAGATGGAAACGCGACTCATTGAAGGCAACTTTCTGCGGCGTGTTGTGACGGGGCCGGGGCAGGAGAATCAGCTCACACTCGCTCGCCCCGCCAAGACGATTCTGTTGGCCGAAGTGATGCGACTGGCTCATCGGTTCCGCCCGGCGAGCAACCACCCGGCTTGGAAGACTTTGGCGGAGCTGAAGGAAGCCGAGTGTGTGGCCGCGGGAACGCGTTCGCTGGCGGAGTGGATGGGCGGGGATCCACCAGCCTCAGCGGGCGATCCTTCCGCCGTCCCGGTTGTTTCCGAGGCCGGCGAGAATGGCAACGTGTCTGGCTGA
- the floA gene encoding flotillin-like protein FloA (flotillin-like protein involved in membrane lipid rafts), whose protein sequence is MIASLLLDTLPLAQMPKVTSALLIGALVIFAGIVVVLFIFTSYFGLWIQSVLTGSKISFGNLIGMTFRKVNTRAIVRSKIMATQAGLDDPELTVGALEAHYLAGGNVQQVIRALIAAKKAKTISLTFREATAIDLAGRDVLESVQTSVYPKVIDCPPRGSAKPSLDAVAKDGIQLKVRARVTVRANLQQLIGGATEETIIARVGEGIVSAIGSAVSHKAVLENPDVISKAVLVKKLDSQTAFEIVSIDIADIDVGANIGARLQADQAEADTAVARANAEGKRAAAVAEEQEMQAMIAKSQAEVVEAQSDVPRAMAEAFRNGKLLVMDYYRLQNVNADTDMRRALAGHSQESDRPEENH, encoded by the coding sequence ATGATCGCATCGTTGTTGCTGGACACCCTGCCGTTGGCTCAGATGCCCAAGGTCACCTCTGCACTGTTGATTGGTGCACTGGTGATTTTCGCCGGGATTGTTGTGGTTCTGTTTATCTTCACCAGCTATTTCGGGTTGTGGATTCAGTCGGTGTTGACGGGATCCAAGATCTCGTTTGGCAATCTGATTGGAATGACATTCCGAAAGGTCAACACCCGGGCGATCGTGCGCAGCAAGATCATGGCCACGCAGGCCGGGCTGGATGACCCCGAGTTGACGGTGGGGGCACTCGAGGCGCATTACTTGGCAGGGGGCAATGTCCAGCAAGTCATTCGGGCATTGATTGCCGCGAAAAAGGCCAAGACGATTTCGCTGACCTTCCGGGAAGCGACCGCGATCGATTTGGCGGGGCGGGATGTGTTGGAGTCGGTGCAAACCAGCGTCTATCCCAAGGTCATCGATTGTCCCCCGCGGGGTTCCGCGAAGCCGTCACTGGATGCGGTCGCGAAAGATGGGATTCAGTTGAAGGTTCGAGCGCGTGTGACCGTGCGTGCCAACTTGCAACAGTTGATTGGTGGTGCGACTGAGGAAACCATCATCGCTCGTGTCGGCGAAGGCATTGTCAGTGCGATTGGTTCGGCAGTCAGCCACAAAGCGGTGCTCGAAAATCCGGATGTGATCAGCAAAGCCGTGTTGGTGAAGAAGTTGGATTCCCAAACCGCGTTTGAGATCGTTTCGATTGATATCGCTGACATCGATGTGGGCGCCAACATTGGTGCTCGGTTGCAAGCCGATCAAGCGGAAGCCGACACCGCCGTCGCTCGTGCCAACGCGGAGGGCAAGCGTGCCGCAGCGGTTGCGGAAGAACAGGAGATGCAGGCGATGATCGCCAAGAGCCAGGCGGAAGTGGTGGAAGCTCAATCCGATGTGCCACGCGCAATGGCGGAAGCTTTCCGCAACGGGAAACTGTTGGTGATGGATTACTACCGCTTGCAGAACGTGAATGCGGACACCGATATGCGGCGTGCCTTGGCCGGGCATTCGCAAGAATCCGACAGGCCCGAAGAGAACCACTGA
- a CDS encoding rhomboid family intramembrane serine protease: MGLNDRDYSRSERTPWDRIENPISMIKILIGINVAIFVMDWISKGQLSDWFGVSGQTLTQPWLWFRALTYGFLHNTNDILHLVFNMFLLFVFGRPVEQRLGGHEFLRFYLISLVFGGIVAMLFPWVMSLASTGQIDPGFLVGNTIGASGAVVAVMILFACYFPHQEVLFMFVFPMKAWVLASLLVVGDLASALGIFGGASSTAFEVHLAGAVFGFMYAQLRWSFEWLDFSRFAEIPNQMRQKSRRAKLKLHDPDKKIRAEAEEADRILAKIHDSGESSLTSSERKTLERYSRRQRQKRDLD; this comes from the coding sequence ATGGGGCTGAACGACCGCGACTACAGTCGCTCGGAACGAACACCGTGGGATCGAATTGAAAATCCCATCTCGATGATCAAAATCTTGATCGGAATCAACGTCGCGATTTTCGTGATGGATTGGATTTCGAAGGGGCAACTCAGCGATTGGTTCGGGGTCAGCGGTCAAACGTTGACACAGCCATGGTTGTGGTTCCGTGCATTGACCTACGGTTTTTTGCACAACACCAATGATATCCTGCACCTGGTCTTCAACATGTTCTTGCTGTTTGTCTTCGGGCGACCGGTGGAGCAACGGTTGGGGGGGCATGAATTCCTGCGGTTCTATCTGATCTCGCTGGTTTTCGGCGGCATTGTCGCGATGCTTTTCCCGTGGGTGATGTCGCTCGCTTCCACAGGCCAGATCGACCCAGGTTTTCTAGTCGGGAACACCATCGGAGCCAGTGGTGCGGTCGTGGCTGTGATGATTTTGTTTGCCTGCTACTTCCCTCATCAGGAAGTGCTGTTCATGTTCGTTTTCCCCATGAAGGCCTGGGTTTTGGCCAGTTTGTTGGTGGTGGGCGACTTGGCATCGGCATTGGGGATCTTTGGCGGGGCGAGTTCCACCGCCTTTGAAGTTCACCTGGCGGGGGCGGTGTTTGGGTTCATGTACGCCCAATTGAGGTGGTCGTTTGAGTGGCTGGATTTCTCTCGATTTGCTGAGATTCCAAACCAAATGCGGCAGAAATCGCGTCGAGCCAAACTGAAATTGCATGATCCCGACAAAAAAATCCGCGCCGAAGCAGAGGAAGCGGACCGAATTCTGGCTAAAATCCATGA